TTAAACACCTTACGCAAGAAGGAAATGTTTTGGGTCTACCAATTGAAAAACACTAGCAACACATGGTATGAATGAAATTCTggaaaaaatataatataaaaagagAAAATATGGTGTAAAAAACAACAGAACACTCATAAATAAAAAGAATAATAGATTAATAGATGACTTGTTCCAGACCACTATAGcagtatattcaatctataatagaGAGCAACATACTAATTTctcaccttaagggcttattcagacgaccgtataaaagccggtattcacgccggccgatatacagcgtccctcgctacagggggaggaggctggaagagccaggagcagttcactgagcccccgccccctctccacgccctctccgaccctctgcactatttgcaatgagagaaggcagTGCGGGAGGCGGAGTTAAGTTCcgagacttagctccaccccgtccagcctcctctcattgcaaatagtgccgagaggcgtagagggggcgggagctcagtgaactgctcctggctcttccagcctcctccccctgcagagagggacgccgtatatcggctggcgtgaatacccagccaatatacggtcatctgaataagcccttatctaTAACTTAatcttgtatatatgtatatatctatatacatatatagatactaGTATATTGTATTATCTTTTAATATAGCATTATGTAATATGAAGaccataatgtaattttttttcacatgaattcacatttaaataaatatttttatataaagaATCATTTTAAACATATATATTTGTTATTGTTGTACCATTTTTATAGTACTTTATAGTGATTATAACAAATCTAATAAATGCATTGTATCTATAGGAATCTCCGCACAGACCCGATATGGTAAGAGCGGTGACGTCAACCCGTCTTCAATGAAAAGCACGTTGCGCTTCAACATAACCTTGAATTAAAAAAGGAGAGTGAAACGCACACGGCACTCCAACACTCAGATCACATGACCTACATCACTTGATAGTGAGAGTCCTTCCCATAATGTGACGTCATGCCTACCATCCCGGCGTCTGCTGTGGACCTCCTAATTGTAAATTCTACTTTTAGAATTTTCTACCATTCagcataccatataatgtagtagAAGACTTTAAAATAATTCTAAAttgggaaaaattaaaaaataaaattaaacatatgcaccatttgggggggggttgtttttacgATATTCATTGGCATTAAAAACTACATGTTGCCTCTACTCTGTGTGTCAGTGCGATTACAGCAAttccaaaatatattttttttaaattgctttttatCCCAGTATTTTGacacccacaatttttttttccattgatggggtTGTCTGATCCAACAACTGAGAAAAGTGCGTTTTTTTAAAACATGCATAATGAAAACTTCTTTGTTTCACCTATTTCTACTTTATTTAGTCATCATAGTGGACTTGAACTTTCGATTGTTTGCTCGCTTATACAGAATACTACAATACTATGGGTTTTGAATTATATTGTACAGgcttattcaaaaagaaggagcagatttggggatgtAATTACAAACTATtaaagacaggtacacaatcctcacatcactgaaaagaggaaggttcgaagttttttatgacataccagaAAACGTTTCTAATACGCTGCACATTTTCATGAAATGTGCGTGAGAAACCAGTGCTtttctgtttgcatatgcaaccaAGTTCAACAAATTTTCAGTGCCACTTGTAGATTTCATTGTAACGATGCGGCTGTTTTTGGAATTGATGCTGAAATTTACATTGCACTTGAACAATGTATTCACACTTGGCAAAGTCAGCACACAGAACGATTTCTCCTGTGATGTCGCCATTTTCCTATAGACTGTAAACAAGAAACAGCACTGCGGTGTGGCAGACAATGGAACTTACTGGTGTGTCATAAAAAACTTTTGAACTTTCCTTCTTTTagtgatgtgcggattgtgtacctgtcttttgtagtttatttctaattaaaggggttgtctcgcgaaagcaagtggggttatacacttctgtatggccatattaatgcactttgtaatgtacatcgtgcattaaatatgggccatacagaagttattcacttacctgctccgttgctggcgtccccgtcgccatggatccgtctaatttcgctggcttcttgcttttttagacgcccttgcgctgtgcggtcttctgcctggtgaatggggccgctcgtgccagagagctggtcaccgcgtcgtcatcgtagctccgcctccgtcacgtggtgccgatcagccaatgaggtggctgtatcggcagtggaacgcggaagacagaagaaactccacggtgcaccatgggagaagacccaaggtgcaccgtgggagaagaccagcggcgccatctttaaaagaagaaatgaagaagctgcagaacgctgatgcaggtaagcgcaatgtgcttgttaaaaactatcacatgctttctttttcacagggcataatgcaggggtccatttaaaaaaaaaaaaaaaaacgctttcgccgtgagacaacccctttaaatccctaaGGCCGAATGCAAACGGACAGATTATCACTTTGGAATTCGCGGTCAGCCACCtgccacgaattccgcagcaaagtccgtccatagacatgctgtgttaaacgattctcccctgcccacaagcggaaatcaacagcGATTTCCTGCTTGCGGGGGAGAATGTTCAATTTTGTGCAGAAAATTACACGGACGACTTCCATCGCAGTCAATGGAACCCGTaggtcccgcgatacttccactgtgagcactgcagaagtatcgcgggaatccgTGTCACAGCCcagagccggcgcgtcatgcgctgcactgcgcatgtgccccGGCTGAGAAACTTATggcagatccagagaggtgagcatagggtctctggggagtgccgggtcagattccggtgccatggcatgaggcctaaatctgctCCTATATTTTAACAGTAATCCTAtaaagatgtgccacaggcacATCTTGGTATGCAAACAATTGTAACAGCCCTGTGGGGACCTCAGAAGACCATAGGCCACCATGACACCAAGTTGGCATCTTTGCGATTTCATCATGGTAATTAAATGCCTCCAACAGAATTGATAACAGTTGCGATCATAGTCACCTCCAATCGCAGCTGTTGCGGTCAAAAAAATTCTATACCTGCCAGGTATGGAGTCGGCAAAGCtcccgagcccactccatacacaaaACATACAGAAGACCTGTATATATGTCCTAACTGCTCGGGGTGGAGgcagttaggatgtatatagccGTATGtatattggaaagggttgaaataCTTCCTATACATGAGTTAACAATTCAGGAGCTATTGGTTGTATTGGCATAATTAACCATGTACAATTACTTGCCCATAATGACATTCCTACACATGCCAATAACAGCCAATATAGGCAAGGTTGTCACAGTGGAATTCGCTGCTGCTGTCGTAACGATGACTTTGCTGATCTGTCTTTTGACCGCTCAGAATATTTGATAAATGATTAtatgaaaagaacccattacAGTATATTAATCATTTACCGTTCTATCGTAGACTGTAAGTGTTATCATGTTATATCTTTCTCCCTGTGTAGAATGTTGTATATGAGGCATACTAAAGTTCAGATGGTAGATATCATGTACAAGCCTATACAAGAGGACACAGGAAGCTTTTTTGCATGAAATATACACTAATATTGCCAAGCTGGAGGTAGATTTCAAAAATCAATTTATTGTTTACCACCATTACAATAATTTGACCTGCTGCAAGTATACAGTAtcatcatatacagtatatgaataTAAAGGAAGTCTGTACTGTACATATATTTAAATGGATGATACACACCTTTCATAATCTGGAGATTGTGAAGATTCTTCATCTTCCACAAATGCTGGATTTTCTAGAGGGTAGATGCTACAATATTGAGGGGGGAATATTGGTGGGACTATCCCACTAATCATTCCAGGACTACTATTATTCGGGGCAAGTGAGGAAGCAGTTGAACTTCTCGCGATAGCATCCTGATAAGTGTATGGAGGAGGAATACACTGTACCACCGTAGCACCATGGAAAGTTATTGGCTGATTAATTCCGCTGAAGACAAAGGACTGTCCCGTTGTAGGTTGTTCTGGGTCAATAGCTGTCTCATTACTTCTCTTACAAGATTTGCAAGTAAGCATCTTAAACTTACATACAGCAATCAATGCAAAAGTCACACCAACTGAGAGCAGAATAGGACCCAACAGTTGAGTCCACCCAAGTCCTTGATCACTTTGAATCCATGCCTTTACAGTGAATGTAAGTCCAACCAGTCCCAGAAAAGCTCCAGAAAACAGTAACGTTGCACCAGCTTTATCCCCTTCAGAGACCCGCGCATCAGGTTGGCTGTTTGCATATGGAGAAAGTGAAAATACATTGAGGGAGAAATCACCCGCCGATGGACTGTTCTGTTCCATTATAAGGAGCCAGCCGCCTCTTCATCCATTCAGGCTAGAGAGAAATACTCAGTCGCCTCGCCAAAGTAAAAGGGTAAAAGTTCAGACAGGCTCTACAAACCCATTCTCACATGATTACTGCATATAAAGCATAGACTTTGATCGCGAAGTATAAAGGTCTGAGCAGTGAAGCTTAAATATAACACATACATGTACATTCTACAGTTAAAGGAGCCTATTGAAAATGTGCCAGCTTTCTGatgcaaattgtgccagaaatCTTTCTTGCATGTTTGCACATCTTTTACGATGTGTTTAAACCACTTTTTTATCTCAAGTCCAAAAAGCAGCATGGCTTTACAAGATAGGGGCGTGTTTTAGCAAGGAAAGGAGGCGTGGCCCAATTGGGACTTTTCACCAAAATTTTGCCAGAAAAATCTGTTGAAAAACTacaccaactaataggtggtctaaagtTAGGCTAGAGAGTTTAAAGAGGCACCAGATTTATCAGCCAGCATGAGACATTGTGATACATGAACATATTTGAAGACTGTGTAGTCTACGTTTACACTGTCTAATTAttggacagtattagtaaatctgccctgcaGAGTATATACATGAGACTTTTATGTAATTTTATAGTTTATGGACATTTTTCATGTGTATGAAATCCTTGCATAGGTtacactccactaaaaataaggaACATTGGCCTCCCAGAAGAAACGCCACACAATAAGATATTCACATTAATAATAAGTAATTAAACCAAAAAGACTGTATACCAGGGTCAGTGGCCgacgcagattgccagggtaatttaaaatttccctgctcctggctactaaaccaagctgagagcctggagatttcacggggtgccGCGGTACgcagtccccagtcacatgatcaccgctatccaatggataacgacgatcacatAGAAGTAAaagaagttaaaatttcacctcccatcgtaaatctgatccatgaggcgaggtgaaattacttgcctaaggtctcctgcacacgggcatatttgaatTGCGGAGTCT
This region of Eleutherodactylus coqui strain aEleCoq1 chromosome 5, aEleCoq1.hap1, whole genome shotgun sequence genomic DNA includes:
- the TMEM174 gene encoding transmembrane protein 174; translated protein: MEQNSPSAGDFSLNVFSLSPYANSQPDARVSEGDKAGATLLFSGAFLGLVGLTFTVKAWIQSDQGLGWTQLLGPILLSVGVTFALIAVCKFKMLTCKSCKRSNETAIDPEQPTTGQSFVFSGINQPITFHGATVVQCIPPPYTYQDAIARSSTASSLAPNNSSPGMISGIVPPIFPPQYCSIYPLENPAFVEDEESSQSPDYERCVSSI